In Geobacillus kaustophilus, a genomic segment contains:
- the pheS gene encoding phenylalanine--tRNA ligase subunit alpha produces MKERLYELKRQALEQIGQARDLKALNDVRVAYLGKKGPITEVLRGMGALPPEERPKIGALANEVREAIQQALEAKQAKLEQEEVERKLAAEAIDVTLPGRPVSLGNPHPLTRVIEEIEDLFIGMGYTVAEGPEVETDYYNFEALNLPKGHPARDMQDSFYITEEILLRTHTSPMQARTMEKHRGRGPVKIICPGKVYRRDTDDATHSHQFTQIEGLVVDRNIRMSDLKGTLREFARKLFGEGRDIRFRPSFFPFTEPSVEVDVSCFRCEGRGCGVCKGTGWIEILGAGMVHPNVLEMAGFDSKTYTGFAFGMGPERIAMLKYGIDDIRHFYQNDLRFLRQFLRV; encoded by the coding sequence GTGAAAGAACGGCTGTACGAGCTGAAACGCCAGGCGCTCGAACAAATCGGCCAAGCCCGCGACTTAAAAGCGCTGAACGACGTGCGCGTCGCCTATTTAGGCAAAAAAGGGCCGATCACCGAAGTGCTGCGCGGCATGGGGGCATTGCCGCCGGAAGAGCGCCCGAAAATCGGCGCGCTTGCCAATGAAGTAAGAGAGGCAATCCAACAGGCGCTGGAAGCGAAACAAGCGAAACTGGAACAGGAGGAAGTGGAGCGGAAGCTGGCTGCCGAGGCGATTGATGTGACGCTGCCGGGCCGGCCTGTGAGTCTTGGCAACCCGCATCCGCTGACGCGTGTCATTGAAGAAATTGAAGACTTGTTTATCGGCATGGGCTATACGGTCGCCGAAGGGCCGGAAGTGGAGACCGACTATTACAACTTTGAGGCGCTCAACTTGCCGAAAGGACATCCGGCCCGCGATATGCAAGATTCGTTTTACATCACGGAAGAGATTTTGCTTCGCACCCATACGTCGCCGATGCAGGCGCGGACGATGGAAAAGCACCGCGGGCGCGGCCCAGTGAAAATCATTTGCCCGGGCAAAGTGTATCGCCGCGACACCGATGATGCGACGCATTCGCACCAGTTTACGCAAATTGAAGGATTGGTTGTTGACCGGAACATCCGGATGAGCGATTTGAAAGGGACGCTGCGCGAATTTGCCCGCAAGCTGTTCGGGGAAGGGCGCGACATTCGCTTCCGGCCGAGCTTTTTCCCGTTCACGGAACCATCGGTCGAAGTCGATGTGTCCTGCTTCCGCTGCGAAGGGCGGGGCTGTGGCGTCTGCAAAGGCACCGGTTGGATCGAAATTTTAGGAGCCGGCATGGTGCATCCGAACGTGCTTGAGATGGCCGGTTTTGATTCGAAAACGTACACCGGCTTTGCGTTCGGCATGGGGCCGGAGCGGATCGCGATGCTGAAGTATGGCATTGATGACATCCGCCATTTCTATCAAAACGATCTACGTTTCTTGCGGCAATTTTTGCGTGTGTAA
- the pheT gene encoding phenylalanine--tRNA ligase subunit beta: MLVSYRWLGEYVDLTGITAKELAERITKSGIEVERVEALDRGMKGVVIGHVLECEPHPNADKLRKCLVDLGEDEPVQIICGAPNVAKGQKVAVAKVGAVLPGNFKIKRAKLRGEESNGMICSLQELGVETKVVPKEYADGIFVFPSDAPIGADAIEWLGLHDEVLELSLTPNRADCLSMIGVAYEVAAILGRDVKLPEAAVKENSEHVHEYISVRVEAPEDNPLYAGRIVKNVRIGPSPLWMQARLMAAGIRPHNNVVDITNYILLEYGQPLHAFDYDRLGSKEIVVRRAKAGETIITLDDVERKLTEEHLVITNGREPVALAGVMGGANSEVRDDTTTVFIEAAYFTSPVIRQAVKDHGLRSEASTRFEKGIDPARTKEALERAAALMSEYAGGEVVGGIVEASVWRQDSVVVTVTLERINGVLGTAMSKEEVAAILSNLQFPFTEDNGTFTVHVPSRRRDIAIEEDIIEEVARLYGYDHLPATLPVAEAKPGHLTPYQAKRRRVRRYLEGAGLFQAITYSLTSPDKATRFALETTEPIRLALPMSEERSVLRQSLIPHLLEAASYNRARQVENVALYEIGSVYLARGEHVQPAEKERLAGVITGLWHTHLWQGEKKAADFYVAKGILDGLFSLLGVDHRIAYRPAKRADLHPGRTAEIALDGTVIGFVGQLHPATQKEWDLKETYVFELVLAELLNAESEAIRYEPIPRFPSVVRDIALVVDEDVEAGALKQAIAEAGKPLVKDVSLFDVYQGDRLPDGKKSLAFSLRYYDPERTLTDEEVAAVHERVLAAVEKQFGAVLRG, encoded by the coding sequence ATGCTCGTTTCTTACCGTTGGCTAGGGGAATACGTCGATTTGACGGGCATCACCGCCAAAGAGCTCGCGGAGCGGATTACGAAAAGCGGCATTGAAGTCGAGCGGGTCGAAGCGCTTGACCGGGGAATGAAAGGAGTCGTCATCGGTCATGTGCTCGAGTGCGAGCCGCACCCGAACGCGGATAAACTGCGGAAATGCCTTGTCGACTTGGGAGAGGACGAACCCGTGCAAATCATTTGCGGCGCCCCGAACGTCGCCAAAGGGCAAAAAGTCGCCGTCGCCAAAGTCGGGGCGGTGCTGCCGGGCAATTTCAAAATCAAACGGGCGAAGCTGCGCGGGGAAGAATCGAACGGTATGATTTGTTCGCTCCAAGAGCTTGGCGTCGAAACGAAAGTCGTGCCGAAAGAATACGCGGACGGCATTTTCGTCTTTCCAAGCGACGCGCCGATCGGCGCCGATGCCATCGAGTGGCTCGGCTTGCATGACGAAGTGCTTGAACTGTCCTTGACGCCCAACCGCGCCGATTGTTTAAGCATGATCGGCGTCGCCTATGAAGTCGCCGCCATTCTCGGCCGCGATGTAAAACTGCCGGAAGCGGCGGTCAAGGAAAACAGCGAACATGTCCATGAATACATTTCCGTGCGCGTTGAGGCGCCGGAAGACAATCCGCTGTACGCCGGGCGGATTGTGAAAAACGTCCGGATCGGCCCGTCGCCTCTTTGGATGCAAGCGCGTTTGATGGCGGCCGGCATTCGCCCGCACAACAACGTCGTCGACATTACGAACTACATTTTGCTTGAGTACGGCCAGCCGCTTCATGCGTTTGACTACGACCGCCTCGGTTCGAAGGAGATTGTCGTCCGCCGTGCAAAAGCGGGCGAAACGATCATCACCCTTGATGATGTCGAGCGGAAGCTGACGGAAGAACATCTCGTCATCACCAACGGCCGCGAGCCGGTCGCCTTAGCCGGCGTGATGGGCGGGGCGAATTCGGAAGTGCGCGACGACACGACGACCGTGTTCATTGAAGCGGCGTACTTTACAAGCCCGGTCATCCGCCAAGCGGTGAAAGACCACGGGCTGCGCAGCGAGGCGAGCACCCGATTTGAAAAAGGGATCGATCCAGCGCGGACGAAAGAAGCGCTCGAGCGCGCCGCGGCGTTGATGTCGGAATACGCCGGCGGCGAGGTCGTCGGCGGCATCGTCGAAGCGAGCGTGTGGCGCCAAGACTCAGTGGTGGTGACGGTCACGCTCGAACGCATCAACGGCGTCCTCGGCACGGCAATGTCGAAAGAGGAAGTGGCCGCGATTCTTTCGAACTTGCAATTTCCGTTTACGGAAGACAACGGAACGTTTACCGTCCATGTCCCGTCGCGCCGCCGTGACATTGCCATTGAGGAAGATATCATCGAGGAAGTCGCCCGCTTGTACGGCTATGACCATCTGCCGGCAACCTTGCCGGTGGCTGAGGCGAAACCAGGCCATCTCACACCATATCAAGCGAAGCGCCGCCGCGTCCGCCGCTATTTGGAAGGGGCCGGCTTGTTCCAAGCCATCACGTATTCACTCACGAGTCCGGACAAAGCGACGCGCTTTGCGCTCGAGACGACCGAGCCGATCCGCTTGGCGCTGCCGATGAGCGAAGAGCGGAGCGTTCTTCGGCAAAGCTTGATTCCGCATTTGCTCGAAGCGGCGAGCTACAACCGGGCCCGCCAAGTCGAGAACGTCGCCTTGTACGAAATCGGCTCTGTCTATTTGGCTCGCGGGGAACACGTCCAACCGGCGGAAAAAGAGCGGCTTGCCGGCGTCATCACCGGCTTATGGCACACCCATTTGTGGCAAGGAGAGAAAAAAGCGGCTGACTTTTATGTCGCAAAAGGCATCTTAGACGGCCTGTTCTCCTTGCTTGGCGTTGACCACCGCATCGCGTACCGCCCGGCGAAGCGCGCCGATTTGCATCCGGGACGGACAGCCGAGATCGCGCTTGACGGAACGGTCATCGGCTTTGTCGGCCAGCTCCATCCGGCAACGCAAAAAGAGTGGGATTTGAAAGAAACGTACGTGTTCGAGCTCGTCTTGGCCGAGCTGTTGAACGCCGAAAGCGAAGCGATCCGCTACGAGCCGATTCCGCGCTTCCCGTCGGTCGTGCGCGACATTGCGTTGGTCGTCGACGAGGACGTCGAAGCCGGCGCCTTGAAGCAAGCGATCGCCGAAGCCGGGAAACCGCTCGTCAAAGACGTTTCTCTCTTTGACGTCTACCAAGGCGACCGTCTGCCGGACGGGAAAAAATCGCTCGCCTTCTCGCTCCGTTATTATGATCCAGAGCGGACGCTCACGGACGAAGAAGTCGCCGCCGTCCACGAGCGGGTGCTCGCTGCGGTCGAGAAGCAATTTGGCGCCGTTTTGCGCGGGTAA
- a CDS encoding helix-turn-helix transcriptional regulator: protein MPEPRSYTIEEIASLLRVSKLTVYDLVKKGKLPAFRVGRQMRVTADDLERYIAGQKGEGSTVFLAVSRPTEAALRPIIISGQDMSLDLLGVHLQKGGPYQSLRTYTSSLNGLIALYKGQCDIVSVHLFDGQTGEYNRPYVEKLLTGHAYIMANLMCRPIGFYVPKGNPRGIQTWSDLGRSDVVIVNREKGAGARVLLDEQLRLHGLSPSAIRGYEREETSHLSVASAVAAGLADVGIGTEKVARMAGVEFIPLMKEQYDVVMLRTPENEPLIAAVLNVLRSDSFRSELEALGGYDVSQTGQIIAERG, encoded by the coding sequence ATGCCGGAACCGCGGTCATACACGATCGAAGAAATCGCTTCCTTACTAAGGGTGTCAAAACTAACGGTGTACGATTTAGTGAAAAAAGGAAAGCTGCCCGCCTTTCGCGTCGGGCGGCAAATGCGGGTCACTGCCGATGATCTCGAGCGGTACATCGCCGGGCAAAAAGGGGAGGGAAGCACCGTTTTCCTTGCCGTTTCGCGGCCGACCGAAGCCGCTCTTCGCCCCATCATCATCAGCGGTCAAGATATGTCTCTCGATTTGCTTGGCGTCCATCTCCAAAAAGGCGGCCCTTATCAATCGCTTCGCACCTATACGAGCAGCCTCAACGGATTGATCGCTCTATACAAAGGGCAATGTGACATCGTCAGCGTGCATTTGTTTGACGGGCAAACAGGCGAGTACAACCGCCCGTATGTTGAAAAGCTGTTGACAGGGCATGCGTACATCATGGCGAACTTGATGTGCAGGCCGATCGGGTTTTACGTGCCAAAAGGCAATCCGCGCGGCATCCAAACGTGGAGCGACTTGGGAAGGAGCGACGTCGTGATCGTCAACCGGGAAAAAGGAGCGGGGGCGCGTGTGCTCTTGGATGAACAGCTGCGCCTGCATGGGCTGTCGCCGTCCGCTATTCGCGGGTATGAACGGGAAGAGACAAGCCACTTAAGCGTCGCCTCAGCGGTGGCGGCGGGCCTTGCTGATGTCGGCATCGGCACGGAAAAAGTGGCGCGAATGGCCGGCGTCGAATTCATTCCACTGATGAAAGAGCAGTATGATGTCGTCATGCTGCGGACGCCGGAGAACGAACCGCTCATCGCCGCCGTCTTGAACGTGCTTCGCTCCGATTCATTCCGCTCCGAACTCGAAGCGCTCGGCGGATACGATGTGTCGCAAACCGGGCAAATCATCGCCGAACGCGGCTGA
- the modA gene encoding molybdate ABC transporter substrate-binding protein — protein sequence MRKMAWIVAVFLLFGLYGCDAGPKEGAHQTKPAENAELTVSAAASLQEALEEAKTAFERKHPNIRIRYNFGASGALQKQISQGAPVDLFFSAAAEPFEELKKEGLIDAKHEKTVLANELVLIVPKQGEGAIQSLDDITRAKRVAIGIPESVPAGMYAKQTLEKAGLWEQVKPKLVYAKDVRQVLTYVETGNVDAGFVYRTDALVSDKVKIAAAVPDGMHDPIVYPLGVVNKSQHLKEAGAFYDYLTSEQALQIFEQHGFRPSR from the coding sequence ATGCGAAAAATGGCATGGATCGTCGCGGTTTTCTTGTTGTTCGGCTTATATGGCTGCGACGCCGGTCCAAAAGAGGGCGCCCATCAAACGAAACCGGCGGAGAACGCAGAGTTGACGGTTTCCGCCGCGGCCAGTCTGCAAGAAGCGCTGGAAGAAGCGAAAACGGCGTTTGAACGAAAGCACCCGAACATCCGCATCCGATATAATTTTGGCGCGTCGGGCGCCTTGCAAAAACAAATTTCCCAAGGGGCGCCGGTCGACCTCTTTTTCTCCGCGGCCGCCGAGCCGTTTGAGGAACTGAAAAAGGAAGGACTGATCGATGCCAAACACGAAAAAACCGTGCTCGCCAACGAGCTGGTGCTCATCGTTCCGAAACAAGGAGAAGGGGCGATTCAGTCGCTTGATGACATCACCCGCGCCAAACGAGTGGCGATCGGCATCCCCGAGTCGGTGCCGGCCGGCATGTACGCGAAACAAACGTTGGAGAAGGCGGGGCTGTGGGAGCAAGTGAAACCGAAGCTCGTCTACGCAAAAGATGTCCGCCAAGTGTTGACGTATGTTGAAACCGGCAACGTCGACGCCGGGTTTGTGTACCGGACGGACGCGCTCGTGTCGGACAAAGTCAAGATCGCCGCCGCCGTTCCGGATGGCATGCACGACCCGATCGTCTATCCGCTTGGCGTCGTGAACAAAAGCCAACATCTTAAAGAGGCGGGGGCGTTTTACGATTATTTGACGAGCGAACAGGCGCTCCAAATATTCGAACAACACGGGTTCCGACCAAGCCGTTGA
- a CDS encoding fluoride efflux transporter FluC has protein sequence MVYFAVGIAGMIGALVRYGLGLVVPAAVGGFPLGTLFINWTGSFLLSWLTVFFTRRPAWPPWLKTAATTGFVGSYTTFSTLSVECVELMEQGRFGMAAVYIAASLFGGLLASWAGYAAAQPERKEGIG, from the coding sequence TTGGTCTATTTCGCTGTCGGCATCGCCGGCATGATCGGCGCGCTTGTCCGCTATGGCCTCGGTTTGGTTGTTCCCGCCGCCGTCGGCGGCTTTCCGCTCGGGACGCTTTTCATCAACTGGACAGGCTCGTTTTTGCTCAGCTGGCTCACCGTCTTCTTCACCCGCCGACCCGCGTGGCCGCCATGGCTCAAAACAGCGGCGACGACCGGCTTTGTCGGTTCGTATACGACGTTTTCGACGCTCAGCGTCGAATGTGTGGAATTGATGGAACAAGGGCGCTTTGGCATGGCGGCTGTTTATATCGCTGCCAGCCTGTTTGGCGGCCTGTTGGCCTCATGGGCTGGATATGCCGCCGCTCAACCGGAACGGAAGGAAGGGATTGGATAA
- the crcB gene encoding fluoride efflux transporter CrcB produces the protein MYTPLFVAIGGFFGAMARYIVSRWAARRSPRFPLGTLIVNLLGSFLLGWLAGSGAADAAKLLVGTGFMGAFTTFSTLKWESVQLIQQRQCVKSMAYLAVTYLFGVWLAWVGYHAGR, from the coding sequence ATGTACACACCGCTGTTTGTGGCGATCGGCGGTTTTTTCGGCGCCATGGCCCGCTATATCGTCAGCCGCTGGGCGGCTCGGCGTTCGCCGCGTTTTCCGCTCGGGACGCTCATTGTCAACTTGCTTGGGTCCTTCTTGCTCGGCTGGCTCGCCGGAAGCGGCGCCGCCGATGCCGCAAAACTGCTTGTCGGCACCGGCTTTATGGGCGCGTTCACCACGTTTTCGACCTTGAAATGGGAAAGCGTGCAGCTGATCCAGCAACGCCAATGTGTGAAATCCATGGCCTATTTGGCGGTCACCTACTTGTTTGGGGTGTGGCTCGCATGGGTCGGTTACCACGCGGGGCGGTGA
- a CDS encoding alkaline phosphatase — MFQSKRRTALLIAGLSAGIALYHAGQDAWAAPAKQSKPPEVKNVVLFVGDGMGTAHRNAIRLATKGLSGELEMDSMPYSGLVHTNSADSKSFITDSAAAATAIASGVKTYNGAISVDPQGKPVETILEQMKKAGKATGLVTTAQVTDATPAAFAAHTANRSAQSDIAKQYIEQTKVDVILGGGEDYWYPAGNPGYYPDHPAEDPEEASKGTQGNLVERAKQLGYTYVRTADELKQASGRKLLGLFANEEMFQQLPEGEGDVYNPVVSLPDMTKKALDVLSQNKNGFFLVVEEEAIDEMSHENNGSLMIKAGQQLDEAVAAAKQYAKRHRDTLVLVLADHECGGLTIETPGGTDESGDGKTISGEDGPFAIARSTQTFALDWTTTGHTAADVPLTAMGPGAERFTGIYENTRIHDILEQLLSGKNKR; from the coding sequence ATGTTCCAATCGAAACGCCGCACGGCTTTGCTCATCGCCGGGCTGAGCGCTGGAATAGCGCTGTACCACGCCGGACAAGATGCATGGGCCGCCCCAGCGAAACAATCGAAGCCGCCTGAAGTGAAAAATGTCGTCCTTTTTGTCGGCGACGGCATGGGCACAGCCCATCGCAACGCCATTCGCCTCGCTACAAAAGGATTGAGCGGGGAATTGGAAATGGACAGCATGCCGTACAGCGGCCTCGTCCATACGAACTCCGCCGACTCGAAGTCATTCATCACCGACTCCGCTGCGGCGGCTACCGCGATCGCCTCAGGCGTGAAAACGTACAACGGCGCCATCTCTGTTGATCCGCAAGGAAAACCTGTGGAAACGATTTTGGAACAGATGAAAAAAGCCGGCAAGGCAACAGGGCTTGTCACGACCGCCCAAGTGACGGACGCCACACCGGCCGCGTTTGCCGCCCACACCGCCAATCGTTCTGCCCAAAGCGACATCGCCAAGCAATACATTGAACAAACAAAAGTGGACGTCATTTTAGGCGGCGGGGAGGATTACTGGTACCCTGCTGGAAATCCTGGCTATTACCCCGACCATCCAGCCGAAGATCCGGAAGAAGCAAGCAAAGGCACGCAAGGAAACTTGGTTGAACGGGCGAAACAACTGGGCTACACGTACGTCCGCACCGCCGATGAGCTGAAACAAGCGTCTGGCCGCAAGCTGCTCGGGCTGTTTGCCAACGAAGAAATGTTCCAGCAACTCCCTGAAGGAGAAGGGGATGTGTACAATCCCGTCGTGTCGCTGCCTGATATGACGAAAAAAGCGCTTGACGTGCTGTCGCAAAATAAAAACGGCTTTTTCCTCGTGGTCGAAGAAGAAGCCATTGATGAAATGAGCCATGAAAACAACGGATCGCTCATGATCAAAGCCGGCCAGCAGCTTGACGAAGCGGTCGCCGCAGCGAAACAGTACGCCAAGCGCCATCGGGATACGCTCGTCCTCGTGCTCGCCGACCATGAATGCGGCGGCTTGACGATCGAAACGCCGGGCGGCACGGATGAATCGGGAGACGGCAAAACGATCTCCGGCGAAGACGGTCCGTTTGCCATCGCCCGCTCTACGCAAACGTTCGCCCTCGACTGGACAACAACGGGCCACACCGCCGCCGATGTGCCGCTGACCGCCATGGGTCCGGGAGCGGAGCGATTCACCGGCATTTATGAAAATACGCGCATTCATGACATTCTCGAACAATTATTGTCTGGAAAAAACAAAAGATAA
- a CDS encoding MarR family winged helix-turn-helix transcriptional regulator: protein MSGRNIDEWIDRYLSVSFLVMKRGASLVKGSLCEEMTHDQYYLLRYIRRRGACTSTELAAMFGVNKSAVTAMTNRLVDKGWLRRDRDERDRRVVVLSLTEQGEAWIAEMDRNVYRLVEEVIVRFPEEEIETFIRTYERLAHVLQEVEEAK, encoded by the coding sequence ATGTCGGGACGAAACATCGATGAGTGGATCGACCGCTATTTGTCCGTGTCATTTCTCGTGATGAAGCGGGGGGCGTCGCTTGTCAAAGGCAGCCTTTGCGAAGAGATGACGCACGATCAATATTACTTGCTTCGCTACATCCGCCGGCGGGGGGCGTGCACGTCTACGGAACTGGCCGCAATGTTCGGCGTGAACAAAAGCGCGGTGACGGCGATGACGAATCGCCTCGTCGACAAAGGTTGGCTGCGCCGCGACCGCGATGAGAGAGACCGGCGAGTCGTCGTTTTGTCGCTGACAGAACAAGGAGAAGCATGGATCGCCGAAATGGACCGCAACGTCTATCGGCTCGTGGAAGAGGTGATCGTCCGTTTCCCTGAAGAAGAAATTGAAACGTTCATCCGCACGTATGAACGGTTGGCCCATGTGCTGCAGGAGGTGGAAGAAGCGAAATGA
- a CDS encoding MMPL family transporter: MRAIIKGRWFALAAWIIIAAVLMMTAPNMGELVREKGQLSVPDGYSSSLAAKLIKEANGQENKQNERSAVLVFYKKGGLTAGDKKEIERAVNALEKKKEELHATNIVSPFANRELEKELVSKDGTTMLISVSIDPAGRTAKQLTDALYKAVDGVKVEHYFTGGWMIDEDVVTSSQEGVKKTEGITVVFILIVLLAVFRSPVAPLIPLLAVGATYVVSQSVVAFLVDQVNFPLSTFTQTFLVAVLFGIGTDYCILLLSRFKEELAKRGDRVEAIVATYRTSGKTVAASGIAVMIGFAAIGLSTFKLYQSAAAVAVGVAVLLVALVTIVPFFMAVLGEKLFWPVRGKLEHGQSRLWLAAGRFAFARPLLALAIVAVVTVPVLAVYDGKMSFDSMEEIGDHYRSVKAFDIIADHFNPGDAMPTQVVLKSKEPLDSEEGLALIEKMSREIETVDGVASVRSATRPTGEPIKELFVTEQAKQLKNGLGAGKEGIEKIGSGLKTASQKLSSSAPQLKQASSGIGQLVSGTERLEDGLRQLQTGLSQIEQGVRRGAMGAGELKKGLATLRDNAKKLQEGANQLLDGYKQAEQGLSALNGQYRQIEAGLKAVADQLAAVQTMLGQVEQSHPELRQDGQYQQAKMTVAALSGQTKQMADGLSRLNGALEQARAGLAKANESFAQLAAGQAAVNGGLDQVIQGLDELEAGLTKAADGQKQAVDKLPQFSAGLEKVNSGQRQLLEHFSALDGQLGQLVDGLDQSASGLRKVAGGLGTAEAYLADLSSAPEKEMAGWHMPKEALESKEFAQAKDAYMSKDRRIVTFDVILNENPYSTSALGRIDDIRAAAERAVKGTKWEDATIAVGGVTSTYADLQAISNADYKRTAVLMLIGIAIVLAVLLRSLIMPLYLILSLVLTYYTSMAVTELIFVNGLGYAGLNWAVSFFAFVLLLALGIDYSIFLMDRFNEYRGRPVKEAMLSAMGHMGTVIISAAVILGGTFAAMYPSGVLSLLQIATIVLTGLLLYALVVLPLFVPVMVRTFGRANWWPFRQPVSEADGLEQQKIS; encoded by the coding sequence ATGAGAGCGATCATTAAAGGAAGATGGTTCGCGCTTGCGGCGTGGATCATCATCGCGGCGGTGCTCATGATGACTGCGCCGAACATGGGCGAGCTTGTCCGCGAAAAAGGGCAGCTGAGCGTGCCGGACGGCTACTCATCGTCATTGGCGGCAAAATTGATCAAAGAGGCAAACGGTCAGGAAAACAAACAAAATGAACGCTCCGCGGTGCTTGTCTTTTACAAAAAAGGCGGGTTGACGGCGGGCGATAAAAAAGAGATTGAACGGGCGGTAAACGCGCTCGAAAAGAAAAAAGAGGAACTTCATGCAACGAACATCGTCTCGCCGTTTGCCAACCGGGAGCTGGAAAAAGAACTCGTTTCCAAAGATGGAACGACGATGCTCATTTCGGTAAGCATCGACCCGGCCGGGCGGACGGCGAAGCAATTGACCGACGCCCTGTATAAAGCGGTCGATGGCGTCAAGGTCGAGCATTATTTCACCGGCGGCTGGATGATCGATGAAGATGTCGTGACGAGCTCACAGGAAGGCGTGAAGAAAACGGAAGGGATCACCGTCGTCTTTATTTTAATTGTCTTGCTGGCGGTGTTCCGCTCGCCGGTGGCGCCGCTTATTCCGCTGCTCGCGGTCGGGGCGACTTATGTCGTCTCGCAGTCGGTCGTTGCCTTTTTGGTGGATCAGGTGAATTTCCCGCTGTCAACGTTCACGCAAACGTTTTTAGTCGCGGTGTTGTTTGGCATCGGGACCGACTACTGCATTTTGCTGCTGAGCCGGTTTAAAGAAGAACTGGCGAAACGCGGCGACCGGGTGGAAGCGATCGTCGCCACGTACCGGACGTCTGGAAAAACAGTGGCAGCGAGCGGCATTGCCGTCATGATCGGCTTTGCGGCGATCGGTTTGTCGACGTTTAAGCTGTACCAATCGGCGGCGGCCGTTGCCGTTGGGGTGGCGGTGCTGCTTGTGGCGCTCGTGACGATTGTGCCGTTTTTCATGGCGGTGCTTGGCGAAAAGCTGTTTTGGCCGGTGCGGGGGAAGCTCGAGCATGGGCAAAGCCGGCTTTGGCTCGCGGCTGGCCGATTTGCGTTCGCCCGTCCGCTTCTGGCGCTGGCGATTGTCGCCGTTGTGACCGTGCCGGTGTTGGCAGTATATGATGGCAAAATGTCGTTTGATTCCATGGAAGAGATCGGCGATCATTATCGCTCGGTCAAAGCGTTTGACATCATTGCCGATCATTTCAATCCGGGAGATGCCATGCCGACGCAAGTGGTATTGAAAAGCAAAGAGCCGCTTGATTCGGAAGAAGGGCTGGCGTTGATTGAGAAAATGAGCCGCGAGATCGAAACGGTTGACGGCGTGGCGAGCGTCCGCTCGGCGACGCGCCCGACCGGTGAGCCGATTAAGGAGCTGTTTGTTACGGAGCAGGCGAAACAGCTGAAAAACGGCCTTGGCGCTGGCAAAGAGGGAATTGAGAAAATCGGCTCCGGCCTCAAGACGGCAAGCCAAAAGTTGTCCTCGTCCGCTCCGCAGCTTAAGCAGGCGTCATCCGGCATCGGCCAGCTCGTCTCCGGAACGGAGCGGCTTGAAGACGGCCTGCGCCAGCTGCAAACCGGCCTCAGCCAAATTGAACAAGGGGTGCGCCGGGGAGCGATGGGCGCCGGCGAGCTGAAAAAAGGCTTAGCGACGCTTCGCGACAATGCGAAAAAGCTGCAGGAAGGCGCGAATCAGTTGCTTGACGGCTACAAGCAGGCGGAACAAGGACTGTCGGCGCTAAACGGCCAGTACCGGCAAATCGAAGCGGGATTAAAGGCTGTCGCCGATCAGCTCGCCGCCGTGCAGACGATGCTCGGGCAAGTCGAGCAGTCGCATCCGGAACTCCGCCAAGATGGGCAATACCAACAAGCGAAAATGACCGTCGCCGCCCTGTCCGGCCAGACGAAACAAATGGCAGACGGCCTGTCGCGGTTGAACGGGGCGCTTGAGCAGGCGCGCGCCGGTTTGGCGAAAGCGAACGAATCGTTCGCCCAACTCGCAGCCGGCCAGGCGGCGGTGAACGGCGGCTTGGATCAAGTGATCCAAGGGCTTGATGAGCTCGAAGCCGGATTGACGAAAGCGGCCGACGGCCAAAAACAGGCGGTGGACAAACTGCCGCAATTCTCGGCCGGACTTGAGAAAGTGAACAGCGGACAGCGCCAATTGCTTGAACATTTCTCCGCCCTTGACGGCCAGCTCGGCCAGCTCGTCGACGGCCTCGACCAAAGCGCGTCCGGCCTTCGAAAAGTGGCTGGTGGTCTCGGAACGGCAGAGGCGTACTTAGCTGATTTGTCATCTGCGCCGGAGAAAGAAATGGCGGGCTGGCACATGCCGAAAGAGGCACTTGAAAGCAAAGAGTTCGCGCAAGCGAAAGACGCGTATATGTCGAAAGACCGCCGCATCGTGACGTTCGATGTCATTTTGAACGAAAACCCGTATTCGACATCGGCGCTCGGCCGCATCGATGACATTCGCGCCGCCGCCGAACGCGCGGTGAAAGGAACGAAATGGGAAGACGCGACCATCGCTGTCGGCGGCGTCACAAGCACGTACGCCGACCTGCAGGCGATTTCGAACGCGGACTATAAGCGGACAGCCGTCCTCATGTTAATCGGGATCGCCATCGTGCTGGCGGTGCTGCTCCGCTCGCTTATCATGCCGCTCTATTTGATCTTGTCGCTCGTGTTGACATACTACACATCGATGGCCGTCACCGAACTCATTTTCGTCAACGGCCTCGGCTATGCCGGTTTGAACTGGGCGGTGTCGTTCTTCGCCTTTGTACTGCTGTTGGCGCTCGGCATCGACTACAGCATCTTCCTCATGGACCGGTTCAACGAATACCGGGGCCGTCCGGTGAAAGAGGCGATGCTGTCGGCGATGGGCCATATGGGGACGGTCATTATCTCCGCCGCCGTCATTTTAGGCGGAACGTTCGCCGCGATGTATCCGTCCGGCGTCCTGTCGCTTTTGCAAATCGCGACGATTGTGCTGACGGGGCTTCTGCTTTACGCCCTCGTCGTCCTGCCGCTTTTCGTGCCAGTCATGGTCCGAACGTTCGGTCGCGCGAACTGGTGGCCGTTCCGGCAGCCGGTGAGTGAAGCGGACGGACTGGAACAACAAAAAATCAGTTAA